GCGCGTCCAGGGCGGGGACGACGTCGTCGAAGGCGCGCCGGTGCAGGTCGAAGCAGCGGCGATAGCCGGCGAACCAGGCGTCCGGGTCCGCCGCGGTGCGTCCGAGCCGGCCCAGGAACACCTCCACCCTGACCCGGCGCTGCTCGGCGAAGGACAGCTCCCCGGCCAGGAAGCGCCCGTAGGCGGCCTCCATGTCGGCCTGCCACAGCTCGTGCGCGCGCTCCGGCGAGGGGAACGCCCCGAGCAGGTCGAGCGCGGCCAGGTGGTCGCAGATGCCCGCACGCTCGGCGCCGGTGTAGTCGAAGAGGGTGTCGTCGACGTCCCAGAGGACCCCGACGACACCCTCGTCCGCATCAGCCGTGCTCGGCTCAACCACGCTTGACGACACGGTTGGTCAGGGTGCCGATGCCCTCGACGGTGACGGAGACCTCGTCGCCGATCGCCAGCGGGCCGACGCCGGCCGGAGTGCCGGTGAGGATGACGTCGCCGGGCAGCAGGGTCATCGCGTCGGAGATGTGCACCACGAGGTCGGCGATCGAGCGGACCATCTGCGAGGTGCGGCCGGCCTGGCGGAGCTCGCCGTTGACGGTGCAGGTGATGGCCAGGTCGGCCGGGTCCAGCTCGGTCTCGATCCAGGGGCCGAGCGGGCAGGCGGTGTCGAAGCCCTTGGCGCGGGCCCACTGGCCCTCGCGCTGCTGGATGTCACGGGCGGTGACGTCGTTGGCGCAGGTGTAGCCGAGGATCACCTCGCCGACCCTGGCGTGCGGCACCTCCCGGCACATCCGGCCGATGACGACGGCCAGTTCGGCCTCGTAGTGGACCTCGGAGGAGAACGGCGGGTAGGCGATGTTCTCGGTCGGGCCGATGACCGAGGTGGAGGGCTTGAAGAAGGTGAGCGGCGCCTCGGGCACCTCGTGGCCGAGCTCGGCCGCGTGCGCGGCGTAGTTGCGGCCGACGGCCACGATCTTGCTCGGCAGCATGGGCGGCAGCAGCCGCACGTCCGACAGCGACAGCACCTGACCGGTGGGCTGCGGCTCGCCGAACGGGTGACCCGCGAGCACCGCGACGGACTCGGCCTCGGCGTCGATCACACCGAAGGTGACGGCCCCCTCGAAGGAAAACCTGGCGATGCGCACGGTGGGACGTCTCCTCTGGCTGGGCGGTTGAACCGTGGAGCCAGCCTATCCGCGCGCACGCGAAGGCCCCGCCGGCGGGGCCGGGCGGGGCCTTCGGCGTGAACCGGTGAACCTACTGCGCCGCGCGGGGCTCGGGCGCGACCATCAGATTGGTGCGGCGCGGGTTCGCGGTCTGCTGCGGCAGCTCCGCGCCGTCGACGGCGGACGCGCGCAGCGCGGGGCCGCCGTCCTCGGGCAGGGCGGCGAGCGTGGTCCGGCGGGGGTTGGCCGTCGGGCGGAAGCTCATCGTCGTCTTGAAGGTCACCGGGAACCTCACCTTAGAAATCGTTCAGTGGCACATCCAGGATCTCATTCCACATCAAGGTCACCCTGCACTACCTCAACGCCTGTGAGTTTGGTCACTTTTCTACGGGGTACAGCCGACAGTTACGACATTGTGGCCTCTTCCGCAAACCCCGCATAAGGCTCATATCGGACAAAATCATGACGCGGCGTCACCTTGATCCCCGCGAATCGGACGCATGTGTGTCCGAAAGATGCGGTTTCCCCTGCCACAATTCGCACACTGTGTCACCGTGTTCCCACTGATGGTCACAGGTTCGGCTACCCAGCGTCGCCCCTTGTTGGAGCTTCGGGGCTGTGCTGGAATGCCACGGACCGCCGGAGGCCGCCCCTCCATAGCGCCAACAGCACGGCGCCGGAGCCGACTCGACGGCGGCTAACGGGCGCAGCTCGGACCCGACCGGGGTCCACGCCCACCGAGAACTCGACACCGTCCCTACCGCTGCCCACAGCGCGGGACGCCTGGTCCAGAGGTTGCGACGCTAGTGCAGGGACGTATCAAGAGGGGTGGCGGCGCGGGCAACCCGGCGGACCGCGGAGCAGCTGGCCATCAGCAGCCGTCGCCGAATGCCCCCCACGCCGCCGAGGGCTCCCGCCCCGGGCCCACGCAGAGCCAGGCCGGTACCGACGCCCAGGGCGCCAAGCCCGGCAAGGAAACCAAGGCCGGCCAGAGCCGAATAGGCCGGATCACCCCGCAGAAGGTCCGCGGGGCCCGCCGCTACGCGCTCAACAACTGGCGAATCCGGACCAGGCTGACCGCGCTGCTCGTACTCCCCGTGATCGCGGCCATCGTCCTCGGTGGCCTGCGTATCCAGGGCTCCCTGCAGACCCAGCAGCAGCTCGACAACGTCGCCAAGCTCGGTGACGTCGCCCAGGCCGCGACGCTGCTGGCGATCTCGCTGGAGAACGAGCGCGACGACATGGCGCTCGGCGTCAGCACCGGCAACCCGCACGGCGGTCAGTTCCTCTACGACCAGAAGCAGACGGCGACGCACAACCAGAAGCTCGCCAACCTGGTCAACCAGCTGGACCTGACCCAGCTCCCGGGCAACGGTGTCGACATCCAGGACGTCCGGAAGAAGCTCGGCAACATCCGGACGATCGAGCAGAACGCGTTCCAGGCCAACCAGGGCGACCTGCAGAAGACCATCGCGCAGTTCGACGGCCTG
This genomic interval from Streptacidiphilus rugosus AM-16 contains the following:
- a CDS encoding HAD family hydrolase, translated to MVEPSTADADEGVVGVLWDVDDTLFDYTGAERAGICDHLAALDLLGAFPSPERAHELWQADMEAAYGRFLAGELSFAEQRRVRVEVFLGRLGRTAADPDAWFAGYRRCFDLHRRAFDDVVPALDALTGYRHGLLSNSSSAYQDDKLTAIGLRHRFASLVCSDEIGHAKPAPEAFLAGCAALGLPPHQVAYVGDRLTTDALGARGAGLHGVWLDRRGLGGGDGVPRIGTLAELPEVLRLIDFGAPPTIR
- a CDS encoding fumarylacetoacetate hydrolase family protein; translation: MRIARFSFEGAVTFGVIDAEAESVAVLAGHPFGEPQPTGQVLSLSDVRLLPPMLPSKIVAVGRNYAAHAAELGHEVPEAPLTFFKPSTSVIGPTENIAYPPFSSEVHYEAELAVVIGRMCREVPHARVGEVILGYTCANDVTARDIQQREGQWARAKGFDTACPLGPWIETELDPADLAITCTVNGELRQAGRTSQMVRSIADLVVHISDAMTLLPGDVILTGTPAGVGPLAIGDEVSVTVEGIGTLTNRVVKRG